The following coding sequences lie in one Arachis stenosperma cultivar V10309 chromosome 5, arast.V10309.gnm1.PFL2, whole genome shotgun sequence genomic window:
- the LOC130981289 gene encoding uncharacterized protein LOC130981289 — protein MSCLPYDLGGPGNTLVQCPPPRLHDDLCRHHPCLPSSAYHTYDKVNHPINLLGVTQRSDKPTRKYLDRFNDECLEIDGLTDSVASLCLTNGLLNEDSKKYLTTKPIWTMQEIKNVARKYINDEEVSQVMAANKRQPTYNHAHQPGNGERPREHSKDGALTKTFKPFLRVEKFTNYTPLAAPIVEIYQQITDKGILSKPRQLKDRTGGNKNLYCDYHKGFGHKTQDCFDLKDALEQRQEPEEDNEHGLTIVNVVVGRDVALRSKSACRKDAKVLAVSSSNPVPSSRRFQPITFGPEDQWFDDIPENPPMVITARVGTGLVRRILVDTGADSNIMFRNVFDALGLRDTDLRTHQHSVVSLSDKFIKPDGIVSLPISIGGGRERRSIMVEFTVLRDSTAYNLILGRKTINELRAEICTKLLVMKFVSDNGSVGSIRGDLETTIACDNASLSLRKKSKEASRVFLADLDTRVDDKPRPELEGDLEKFTSATHKESSPS, from the exons ATGTCGTGCCTTCCCTATGACCTTGGCGGGCCCGGCAATACGTTGGTTCAATGCCCTCCCCCAAGGCTCCATGACGACCTTTGCAGACATCACCCATGCCTTCCTAGCTCAGCTTACCACACGTATGATAAAGTGAATCACCCGATCAACTTGCTTGGGGTGACGCAAAGAAGCGACAAACCGACTAGGAAGTATCTGGATAGGTTCAATGACGAGTGCTTGGAGATTGACGGCCTGACCGACTCAGTGGCCAGTTTATGCTTGACGAACGGGTTGCTGAACGAGGATTCAAAGAAATACCTTACCACCAAGCCCATATGGACAatgcaagaaataaaaaatgtgGCTAGGAAGTACATCAACGACGAAGAGGTTAGCCAGGTCATGGCAGCCAACAAACGGCAGCCCACCTATAACCATGCTCATCAGCCCGGTAATGGGGAAAGGCCTAGGGAGCACTCCAAGGACGGAGCTCTAACTAAAACCTTCAAGCCGTTCCTCCGGGTAGAAAAGTTTACCAACTACACCCCGCTGGCAGCCCCAATTGTCGAAATCTACCAACAGATCACCGACAAAGGCATCCTGTCGAAGCCCCGACAACTCAAGGATAGAACTGGAGGGAACAAGAACCTCTACTGTGACTATCACAAGGGCTTCGGCCACAAGACACAAGATTGTTTCGACCTAAAAGATGCTTTGGAGCAG AGACAAGAACCCGAGGAGGACAATGAGCACGGCCTCACCATTGTGAATGTTGTGGTCGGGAGAGATGTGGCTCTCAGGTCAAAGTCGGCATGCAGGAAGGATGCCAAAGTCTTGGCAGTGTCATCATCTAATCCCGTGCCTTCCTCCAGGAGGTTCCAGCCAATAACATTCGGTCCAGAGGACCAATGGTTTGACGACATACCGGAGAACCCTCCTATGGTGATCACAGCAAGGGTGGGGACTGGTCTGGTCAGGCGAATCCTCGTGGACACCGGAGCCGATTCGAACATCATGTTTCGTAACGTGTTTGATGCTCTGGGCCTCCGGGACACCGACCTGAGGACCCACCAGCACAGTGTGGTTAGCTTGAGTGATAAATTTATTAAGCCTGATGGAATAGTCTCTCTGCCGATCTCCATAGGAGGAGGCCGAGAGAGGAGGTCGATAATGGTGGAGTTCACTGTTCTAAGGGACTCCACAGCCTACAACCTCATCTTGGGTAGGAAAACCATCAATGAGCTCAGAGCAGAGATTTGTACAAAGCTACTGGTGATGAAGTTTGTTTCTGATAACGGGTCAGTTGGATCTATTAGGGGAGATTTGGAAACGACGATTGCTTGCGACAACGCCAGTCTCTCCCTGAGGAAGAAGTCTAAAGAAGCATCCAGGGTCTTCTTAGCTGACCTAGACACAAGAGTCGACGATAAACCCAGGCCAGAACTTGAAGGGGACCTTGAGAAGTTCACGTCGGCGACTCATAAGGAAAGTTCACCTTCGTGA